In Phocoena sinus isolate mPhoSin1 chromosome 10, mPhoSin1.pri, whole genome shotgun sequence, a single genomic region encodes these proteins:
- the LOC116760452 gene encoding U3 small nucleolar ribonucleoprotein protein IMP3-like, with protein MVWKLKFREKLLKQMVFLNWEVTDLNLQEPRVSRRHRLQRYEDDTRYNQLSLAGRASCACARSAEALLEKYALGLVPTCGSPELCDFLKASSFCRHSLLTVVLELRLAQHLQAAVAFMEQGHVHKGPNVVTDPTFLVTCSM; from the coding sequence ATGGTGTGGAAGCTTAAATTCCGTGAGAAGCTGCTGAAGCAGATGGTGTTCCTGAACTGGGAGGTCACTGACCTCAACCTGCAGGAGCCGCGCGTGTCGCGGCGTCATCGTTTGCAGCGGTACGAGGACGACACACGCTACAACCAGCTGAGCCTTGCTGGGCGTGCGAGCTGCGCCTGCGCGCGATCTGCCGAAGCGCTGCTGGAGAAGTATGCTCTCGGCCTAGTGCCCACATGTGGATCACCGGAGCTCTGCGATTTCCTCAAGGCCTCGTCCTTCTGCCGCCACAGCCTGCTCACTGTAGTGCTTGAGCTGCGCCTGGCGCAGCACCTCCAGGCCGCCGTGGCATTCATGGAGCAGGGCCACGTGCACAAGGGCCCCAACGTGGTCACCGACCCCACCTTCCTTGTCACGTGCAGCATGTAG